A section of the Maniola hyperantus chromosome 23, iAphHyp1.2, whole genome shotgun sequence genome encodes:
- the LOC138403954 gene encoding uncharacterized protein, with the protein MSEAKIKDLVKKRGSIKAKLTQFSSFLTLLQTSESLSEVQFKELEYRFRKIEQLYSDFDTLQTEIETLTEPPETAYQDREAFDGTYFRLLSEAQVLLSPQPNTHGRRSSILSDDSIQSNEERRHDFVRLPKINLPHFDGDYQHWLEFRDTYLSLIHNNNSISDINKFHYLRAALKVKAVHLELVTDLTKEAFLAALNRFTSRRGKPATIFSDNGTTFIGACNELAQFLKNSLEFVQCQLIDQGINFKRIPAYSPNFGGIWEAAVKSVKHHLRRVLSLTHFNYEEMATCLAQIEAILNSRPLTPLSSDPSDLSYLSPAHFLVGPPLLSAAHPNLLERNINRLQRYQRVEQLRQHFWQRYSLEYVSLLQTKTKWRQSNGQLKVGSLVLVRDRTQPPLLWLMGRVTKIFYGGDSVGRVAVLLTKKGTITRAYNNICPLPTDDISPGGSML; encoded by the exons ATGAGCGAGGCAAAAATCAAAGATCTCGTCAAAAAGCGGGgatcaataaaagcaaaattaacTCAATTTTCATCGTTTCTAACACTTCTACAAACCAGTGAATCATTGAGTGAAGTGCAATTTAAAGAGTTAGAGTATCGGTTTCGGAAAATTGAGCAACTTTATAGTGATTTCGACACATTACAAACAGAAATCGAAACGCTTACGGAGCCCCCAGAAACAGCCTATCAGGATCGCGAAGCGTTCGATGGCACATATTTTAGGCTTTTGTCAGAGGCCCAAGTGCTGCTCAGCCCACAACCAAACACACATGGGCGTCGGTCATCCATTTTAAGTGATGATAGCATACAAAGCAATGAGGAACGCAGACATGATTTTGTAAGGTTACCTAAGATAAACCTACCTCACTTTGATGGAGATTATCAGCACTGGCTCGAATTTAGAGACACCTATCTTTCTCTAATTCATAACAACAATTCCATAAGCGACATAAACAAGTTTCATTATCTCCGGGCAGCGCTTAAAG TAAAGGCAGTACATCTTGAACTCGTAACGGATCTTACAAAGGAGGCGTTCCTGGCTGCTCTGAATCGTTTCACATCGAGGCGAGGAAAACCTGCCACCATATTTTCCGATAACGGGACTACCTTCATTGGAGCGTGCAATGAGCTCGCTCAGTTTCTTAAAAATAGCTTAGAGTTCGTGCAATGTCAACTCATCGACCAAGGTATAAACTTCAAGCGTATCCCGGCGTATAGCCCTAACTTCGGCGGAATTTGGGAGGCGGCTGTCAAATCCGTGAAACACCACTTACGCAGAGTACTTTCCTTAACCCACTTCAACTATGAGGAAATGGCCACTTGCCTGGCGCAAATAGAGGCAATCTTAAATTCTCGTCCTCTTACCCCCCTATCATCCGATCCTTCCGACCTCTCTTACCTATCTCCAGCACACTTCCTCGTCGGACCACCTCTTCTATCAGCAGCTCATCCAAATTTGCTGGAAAGGAACATCAATCGACTCCAGAGATATCAGCGGGTGGAACAACTTCGCCAACATTTTTGGCAGAGGTACTCCTTGGAGTATGTCTCGTTGCTGcagacgaaaacaaaatggaGACAGTCAAATGGTCAACTCAAAGTTGGGTCTCTCGTCTTAGTAAGAGACCGCACTCAACCACCTCTTCTGTGGCTTATGGGTCGAGTTACAAAAATCTTCTACGGTGGAGACTCAGTTGGAAGAGTTGCCGTACTACTCACCAAAAAGGGCACAATTACACGGGCCTACAACAACATCTGCCCTCTCCCTACGGACGACATCAGCCCGGGGGGGAGCATGTTGTGA
- the P5cr-2 gene encoding uncharacterized protein P5cr-2 isoform X2 codes for MKIGFIGGGRLAYALASGFISAGLAKADEITASCHPSDLVSAEAFKKLGATALFENIPVVERSEVVIVSVKPDVVVPALQDVKDLAASKNKLFISVAMGVSTGTIEKVLPIEARVIRVMPNTPALVNEGAAALSRGSRATADDAKVAAQLFRAVGTCEEVPEYQMDAVTALSGSGPAYIYMLIESLAEGGVRCGLPRDLALRLATQTTLGSAAMLRNGGHPAAMKDNVTSPAGSTAEGTYHLEKNGFRSALIGAVVAAMERCKVVNKLYQ; via the exons ATGAAGATCGGTTTTATTGGCGGTGGAAGGTTGGCGTATGCCTTGGCAAGCGGATTCATATCAGCtg GTTTGGCAAAAGCAGATGAAATCACAGCGAGTTGTCATCCATCGGATTTGGTCTCCGCTGAGGCATTCAAG AAATTGGGAGCAACAGCACTGTTTGAAAACATACCAGTAGTAGAAAGGTCAGAGGTGGTGATAGTGTCTGTCAAACCGGATGTGGTGGTGCCAGCTCTGCAAGATGTGAAAGACCTGGCTGCGTCGAAGAACAAGCTGTTCATATCGGTAGCTATGGGGGTGTCCACAGGAACTATTGAAAAG GTTCTCCCAATAGAAGCTCGCGTGATCCGGGTGATGCCAAACACACCTGCTCTAGTCAATGAAGGTGCTGCAGCTTTGAGTAGAGGGTCCAGAGCAACGGCAGACGACGCCAAGGTGGCTGCTCAGCTGTTCCGCGCTGTAGGAACTTGCGAAGAAGTACCAGAGTACCAGATGGATGCTGTTACTGCTCTCAGTGGCAGCGGGCCAGCTTAT ATCTACATGCTAATAGAATCGCTAGCCGAAGGTGGAGTCCGTTGCGGTCTACCACGGGACCTTGCTCTGCGTCTGGCTACGCAGACCACACTGGGCTCAGCAGCCATGCTGCGTAACGGTGGACACCCGGCCGCCATGAAGGACAACGTCACATCCCCTGCAGGATCCACAGCGGAGGGGACCTATCACTTAGAAAAGAACG GCTTCAGATCAGCTCTTATCGGTGCAGTGGTGGCAGCGATGGAAAGGTGTAAAGTAGTCaataaattatatcaataa
- the P5cr-2 gene encoding uncharacterized protein P5cr-2 isoform X1 translates to MITLSLKEAMKIGFIGGGRLAYALASGFISAGLAKADEITASCHPSDLVSAEAFKKLGATALFENIPVVERSEVVIVSVKPDVVVPALQDVKDLAASKNKLFISVAMGVSTGTIEKVLPIEARVIRVMPNTPALVNEGAAALSRGSRATADDAKVAAQLFRAVGTCEEVPEYQMDAVTALSGSGPAYIYMLIESLAEGGVRCGLPRDLALRLATQTTLGSAAMLRNGGHPAAMKDNVTSPAGSTAEGTYHLEKNGFRSALIGAVVAAMERCKVVNKLYQ, encoded by the exons ATGATTACTC TATCGCTGAAAGAAGCAATGAAGATCGGTTTTATTGGCGGTGGAAGGTTGGCGTATGCCTTGGCAAGCGGATTCATATCAGCtg GTTTGGCAAAAGCAGATGAAATCACAGCGAGTTGTCATCCATCGGATTTGGTCTCCGCTGAGGCATTCAAG AAATTGGGAGCAACAGCACTGTTTGAAAACATACCAGTAGTAGAAAGGTCAGAGGTGGTGATAGTGTCTGTCAAACCGGATGTGGTGGTGCCAGCTCTGCAAGATGTGAAAGACCTGGCTGCGTCGAAGAACAAGCTGTTCATATCGGTAGCTATGGGGGTGTCCACAGGAACTATTGAAAAG GTTCTCCCAATAGAAGCTCGCGTGATCCGGGTGATGCCAAACACACCTGCTCTAGTCAATGAAGGTGCTGCAGCTTTGAGTAGAGGGTCCAGAGCAACGGCAGACGACGCCAAGGTGGCTGCTCAGCTGTTCCGCGCTGTAGGAACTTGCGAAGAAGTACCAGAGTACCAGATGGATGCTGTTACTGCTCTCAGTGGCAGCGGGCCAGCTTAT ATCTACATGCTAATAGAATCGCTAGCCGAAGGTGGAGTCCGTTGCGGTCTACCACGGGACCTTGCTCTGCGTCTGGCTACGCAGACCACACTGGGCTCAGCAGCCATGCTGCGTAACGGTGGACACCCGGCCGCCATGAAGGACAACGTCACATCCCCTGCAGGATCCACAGCGGAGGGGACCTATCACTTAGAAAAGAACG GCTTCAGATCAGCTCTTATCGGTGCAGTGGTGGCAGCGATGGAAAGGTGTAAAGTAGTCaataaattatatcaataa